Below is a window of Vanacampus margaritifer isolate UIUO_Vmar chromosome 11, RoL_Vmar_1.0, whole genome shotgun sequence DNA.
CGGCCACCTCTGTGCTGCTGGACTGCGTAACCAAATATCCATGTCTTCTCCATTTCCAGATTATGAAGGCAAACAGGGAGATGCAAAGCGATTGGCGTCACGACGCAAGCGATAAGCAGCCATATTCAAGTTGTAGTTGGTGCCATTGATAGGTTCCACAGACTTATATGTGTACAGACCAGCATTGACTTTTGAGACATTCAGAATAACAAGACCGTAGCTGAAGCTGTTCGAGTTGGAGAGAAGTGTTTGATTTGTCAAAACCCCACAAGACCTCCGCATGGTTGGAAGCAGCATGGCAAGGCATGTTGATCCCTGGAACCATGCTGTAGTCCACCACTGGCACCAGGTCTAAAGATATACGACGACTAAGATTAGTAGAGCAACAATAGCCATTCCATATGGGCTCTTTACACAAAACATGGCCGCTGGAGATTTTGCAACTTAAAATGCTGCTAGTGCTAATATGCCCTGCCAACTTACGATTGGGACACTTTGAGAACTCCTTCAGACTCTGGACTGCAGTATCCGCAGAGGACACGTCAAGGAGGGAGGAGCAGACGTTTGTGGTCAAGTCCAAGGCGCAGTAGGGATCCAtggtgaaggaatattaaattactatattaagtgtaatctttgcgtgtccaaataattgtattcaggatctgatgaagaagttttcttgcaagaatttatttagaggcctctaaagacacagtcaggacaccacatcagaatgcaacgtgatgaccccaagtgtgtgacaatttacagaacatcgactcatttatactcaacagataaaaggttcctcctcccggctcttgattgaacaaagggcagacatgtcatctcctagattgaacaaaggtgtaaggttgatggtaaacagacatctttatacagttccccttcttgattgggggaacagaagtaatcaaaatctgaccccagaccttcagtccctaagtgacaagagactctgacaacatcatgcacattgcccctccaacagcatttgagggtacaaagatcaaataaagttcacaaaatcaccatcccactgtattcttttaaacactcatgattatatcacattgatatgcctataagtaaattcaaaaacagtaaaacattcaaattgaaaatgttaaatgtcttcaatggcCAGGACGCAGTCCTTGCATGTGTCGTAGCGACTGCAATTAATGACTGGCATTTGGACCACGCCGTTTTTGGACTCCACAAACAGCTGGTCCTGTTTGTATATGAATATGCACAataaagccaacaagaaaggtAATGACTAGCAAACAATTGTTCAAACTTCATGTGATGCACCTTGGTGGGTGACAGGCGCAGGATGCTGATGCGTTGAGGAGTTGGGTACACTTGAATCTCCTCACTGATCAAAGTCTCACCATCGTAGTTGACGGCCTTCTGAATGAAACCGTTCTCTAGCAGGGGACAAAGATGCCAGAAGATTTCAATCAGTACTGACTATCAGAATTGTTCATTAAAAGAGAAATGTTAAATGTACCTCAGTAAATTTAAGTCATACTGTATTACGTCTTGTCTTTAATTTCAATCAAGCCAAGTCTTAAAACAGGCAGTTAGAATATGATTAAATTAAGTTTTGCGAAATTGTCCATTttcagtggtgtagtggtccctggagaagtgggaATGCCTTCaagtttacttttcttttctttttttcacttctAGAACGGTTTTAGAAACGGTGACATGTGAGGAAAAAGCCATCATTTGTAATGacgcacaataataaaatgatcatgaatgaattaagagcagtttgtaatgtaaaatgtatttattgtgaggTAAACATGAACAATATGTTATCTACtataaaattaaactacatcATATAAGTTAGTTAGGGCTATATTACTTTAAGttattgtatacagtatacaataacTTGGTTAACGTTACTTAGACCTAAAAATAAGGTAAGGGGGGGAGGGGCTTCATAGACACTCAGATCATCTCTGGCCGTGGCACTTATTACAGTTTTATTCATCTAACATTGCAGTCTGGCATAACAGTCTTTGCAAACTGGGTTAATTAAACAATTACTGAAACAATTACGGGGGTTTCTtacatcagtggttctcaaatcggGGGTATGTATACCCTTGCGGGTACGTGAAAACACATCAGGGGGCACAAGGATTTtagaatatatttaaaaagtagcatACATGCAAGAAACCAGctagttttttttcagtttctgcttttattcaaagttaaatgatttatttgttttgaaaaccaaCCTGTACCATGATCCAAAAGGAGGTCTTGTTATGTGGATAAGTAttgcacaattatttatttaccaatAAGAAAATttctttgttgcttttttattttatttgaaaaattttAACCGATACATAGTGAGACTGTGGCCAAAGTTAAAACCAGTTCCCAAATTAAAACGAgaccagttttgttttattcatccaAAATGGTTTGCGCTGGTTGGGGGTACTaggctgaaaacatattttgcagGGTGTACATCActaaaaaaaggttgagaaccactgatttacATGATTCTAATCTAGTTAGTTTAGGGCTAAATTGATAACTTTAGGATAACGTTACATTTCATAACATTATagccagggttgggagggttacttttaaaatattatgATTTCTAATACATCTGCCATGTTCGTTTCTCTCAAACTATCTCACTAAATTAAACAGCTAACACTACTATAAAACTGTAATACCTATTATTTCTAAATAGTTTAAGCACATGTAAACTGTGATTAACTGTGCTGTATTTTCGTCCAATTACATTACTCGGATCACTCCTGCCCACGTAAAGACCACTTCCGTTAGCgcaatgttgttgtgtttcatcATTTGTTGATGTGTTTCGGGGTTTTGTGTTTGCGTGCTTACCTGTTTGTGcttgtgttttttggttttgtttaatttgtgtttgcgattactttttgtgtttttgtttcatattttgtgtttattttttggatgatttgtgtttgtgattaaCTTTTCgttgttttctttcattttttgtgtttgtgttttttttttaatttgtatttgcaattacatttttgtgattttttattttttttattttgctgttgtgttttgtttttgttttttatttggtttgtgttttttggtttgcagTCGTGTTCACTTTTTGGTTTTtgcgttttgcacttcaggCCCACCGTATTTCTCGGCCCGTGATAGACAATGGACGCTAATACCAGCGGGTCAGGAGCAAGCAAACAAGCAGGAAAACATGGAATGGATAATCAGTAATAAGGAAGTTCAAGTGGAATGGATCAGAATTGgataacaaaacatgacaagggCTCTCGCTATCTACAATAATATTGAAGTGAAGGAAATCAATTGATTTCTGATCATACAAGTAATTAATTACAGTCCGACCGTCACCTCAATGCTGCATGTAGATGGCATGTTTGAAAAACGTTCAACTGCAAGTATGACGACGCAGTGAAAACATGGACTGGATTATTACTAATAAGGACGTTTTGGACATGATTAAATGGAATGGATTGGATAATGTCACACGAGAAGCGTGGACGACCTTACGCTTGGAAGTACAGGGAAACCAACAGATTTATGATTATATTTACATGAATAATGAGGTTATGTGACtgaatattttgttcatttcgctttctgtatactatatatttaaggtttttgatctttttagtaaaaaaaaactatatatatttatagaccTCCACAACCAATTCATTTAGGGAGGGCTTAAGAACATTTTAGGTAAGATCGAGCCTAGTAAAATAGGTCTAATGAAACCATTGGCTAGCAAGatttcattgagccattttcagctgtaAGAAGGTAATATTTTGTGTATAATTAATGTAATAACTTCATTatatttcatgtacaattaatacctttaaaaagtaattttctcacttgctgtcgactgaagatgacatcacctgtgctgaggaagtcggCAAGGACCAAATATGGCTCAGTTTAcggaccaaacccagaaaacaggtaattgtacatgaaaataataaagttatcaaattaattctggacaaaatattaacttttcccttctgaaaatggcttagagtcaagtatccctttagtatttatttttaatttgcaagCTATCTTTAGAGTCTATGGCCACTCAGACTTACCAGTGCCAATGAACATGACAGCATGTCTCGTTCCATCCAGTGCCACAACACTTTCCACTACTATTTGGCTCAGCAAGGCTCCTTCCTTGACCAGCAGAGGCCGACCCGTTTCAGGGACAACAGTTATGTAGTTGCCATCACGTGCGCACTGAAAAGTCCccttgattgaaaaaaaaataaaaagttgttaGCAATTCAGctggtatatttttttttaaaatgttttttgtaagaGGGGTGGGGgcttaacaattaaaaaaaaatatttgctagttttattaagtttttaaaACTGTGCACGATATTACGAGTAATATGGGGAGAAAAAGAGGAGAGAGCTAATGAATGCAACCTTTCTATTTAATGTTAGCTCAGACCCCGGTCACCCATGCAAAtagcacctttaaaaaaaaaagttttacaatgACAATACATAATGTTCTAACCCCAACCTTTTGAGCTTGCgttcctatttttttaatttaaatttttttaattgggctCTCTCCGGTTTGTGAGTAAAGTAAGCTAATATTCTGGGCTACTGACACAGCTCAGGTCCGTATTTGAACACTCAAGTAGTACAACAACctacttttaaaaaatctattacttaaaaaaaaatatgtgtaacAATATACAAGACCCACACTACACCCCTCTCAATCGACTTGGGTGCTGTGATTTTTTCCCTCTgtgaaatatgtgccttggctcaaaaaAGGTTGGGAAGCTTTGTGTAAGCTCACATTTACTGATAacaaagcacacattttatagCCATTATGAATATGACAAATCACTAACAGCTCACCACCAAATCCACCCCACAGCAATATAcattgctaaaaaaaagttccttttatttcagttttttttttttttttttttttacaatcttttAAAATTTTTGTCTTATCTTTACCAGGATGGATGGTGGTTTCCCTCTGCAGCAATGGCTTTTTTCCTGTTTAAATTGTGGCGCTCAATTCCCGAGTGGGTGGACGCCACAAGGAGAAGACCATCACCGGTTACACGCAGACATCTTTGTTTCCATACAAGTGCTATGGTACAGAAGTGTTTCATTGAGGCCCTCCCGCAAATGTAATTGAACTGTCACTACTgacttaaaaatgtaaaaatgcttttgtatcaccaaatgtacaaaaactaCAGAACTAAAGATACTGGGTGTATCTCGGATCCATGCGGGCTCCAGTAGGTCTTCTGCAATATTTGCGGTGGCTGTGATGTAATTCAACCCAAGATTCATCAGAAAAATCCACCTTCTGTccagaaaacagttaagtttGGTGGCGGAAAAATCATGGTCTGGGGTTCCATCCAGTATGGGGCCTTCAAGAGATTTGCAGAGTGGAAGGCAATATCAATAGCCTAAAATATCAAGACGTATTGTCTACCTCTTACATTCCCAACCATAaaaggggtcaaatttcgcagcaggatggcgctccatcgcatacttccatctctacatcaaagttcctcaaggccaagaagatcaaggtgctccaagactggccagacatgaacatcattgagcatgtctggggtagaatgaaagaggaagcatggaagaccaaaccaaagaatcttgatgaactctgggaggcatgtaggactgctttctttgctattcctgattacttgtatgaatcattgccgaaccgcatggatgcagtccttcaagctcatggaagtcatacaagatattagatatggatctcacagcaccactacttcattctctgatgttatgtaactttttttttgtatttgaagtcaattatttgttccattttcacatgactttatgtaggcgacaaaacttttgtcttgccaaaatctgacctttctgtgttcattaaatgatcaaaatttcttcagtgaagcaaatttatttttgtatattaaacatcatttgggagggttttagGTTTTTtatgagccatttccaaaaccaatgggttaattaaaagtcaggttataagctggtgtttctacaaaatggataagcgacaagacttttgtcagggactgtacTTCAAGCTGGTTGGACGATAGGGCAtctttgcacgtttgttttgaccaatcaacgcaacagatgaaaatgtgttttttggtctcattttaggaaaacaaaatgcacaaacatctttaccagctaaaaatgcatgaagcgcttctcgctgttcaacattcaacaaggtaACGGTGACTAATTCTTCAACTATTTGCAGCGTCCATTCTTCTTGGTTTCGTCACAACTGCATATCCTGCCCCCAAACACAATACCGTTTTGTGATTGGTCCGTACAGAAAGTGTACGGATCGGTGAAAATCAGCGGGCTTGGTAGAAGTTGtgaattcagcttgcagagcaaggttagtcCTATGTAGTAATTTCtccaaaatatttacaatagcatttttgtttgtcCGTTTATGACTtataattagcagattaacaccttagctgctCACAGTGGATAGTCCTGCAAGCCTCTAGCCTCAATAGtcttcagactggattcgggtttgaatttcccgccccaTGTCTGTGgatcatgtgcgcattgtgtacatGAGAAGGGATTGAGCAGTTCCATAATTTTTTTGGCAGTAGCAATTCAAAATTCATTTCCTGCATTGGGCAACTTTAAAACACTTTATAACCTCCCgaaatccaaaatattggaGCGATCGTTTTTATATTTCCACAGGCTCAAGTGGGCATATGTGCGTATGACAGTTGGTTGTTATTTTCTACATTgcagatatatttttaatcagattaatcacattttcgaATTTTGAttattcacgattaatcgcttaattgaCAAGGGTTTTCATCCACATTTTTTGCCCACAACAAATTTAAAgaacacctgttatgtgttaattcgtttgacatttaatgttacgaggacgtcttcaacattttttgatccactgcacacgctcatcctcctttttctaatcagttaattacttgcataatttaaaatggaaaaaaatgacccgatagtttgacatgaaaaaatattgttaatgtcacacgcaaacatttattaaatgctttactttaatgcatgtagttatgtttattgctcaaacaatcTGCGCTACCTTTAACCTaacatccgctgtcagctaaattaatagtgtgattaatctgcgttaatacatgattaatgcgatcattttttgtgctTAATTAGTTAAcgtttaactttgacagccctagTTGCAGATGAAAAAAGGATAATTATAggtgcaattatttatttacagattGCTCCAAAATGGGTGATGAAATTGAGTTGATATTTATGATACTTgctggctgttttgtttttttccgtagaagttttatttttttttatctctgaaATTTTTAACAACACCTAAGGGCCAGATAAACTACATCAGTGGtaggcaaccctggtcctcgaaaGCCACAGTCCTGTAATGGCTCCATCCTCCAACAAAGGTAACAATTGTTCAGGCTtttccagagcttgctgatgctAACCCTGAACTACACCTTCATTTTTGAAAACCAAATGTAACACTAACATCTGTACTCACCCAACCGGGGTAGAAGACTTTGCTCATGGAGCCCACCGGGTACACACATACGGTCGATATTCGATTCCTGTAAACACCAAATGAAAACAGTTGTCATACCCTCACACATACCCACAGAGCCACAGTATTCGACTGCTTTAATTCACAGTGCTGAGGTGAAAACCACATAGAAGCAGCTCTCTTGCCAGTCCCCATGCTTCAACAGAAAGACACTCTGCACAATGAAGGGCAGGGCCTTATCAGGCAGGGAGCAATCCAGTTGTGCTTTCATGAATGAATTCCAATTTAGGTAGCCGTCATCCACCTGAAACCAAAACTACAGTTGCGTATACTGTATTTCAACCACTTTAGATGAAACCTTTTTGCACAGTATTCAAAGGTACCTTGCAAACACGAGACACTCGCGATACTCGAACTACATTGTTACAATACATCTCAGTGAAGAATGAGTAGATCTTTTCTTGATTCTCAGAATATTCCTCCACAAATTCCATATGAACAAATGTTGCATCTATAACAAAATCACGCAGATAGACAAATGTGAAAAAGTTGAGTAAATTGTGTCACGTGCCAGGTGAAAAAAATCCCCAACATTAGTAAACAAATCCCCAAGCTTAGTAAACAGTTGTTTGGGTGTTTATTAGAATGAACCTGTgactggtcagtgctggatttcactttcctttctttggtccttcctcgggtctcctgacggcctcacgactctgg
It encodes the following:
- the LOC144060459 gene encoding semaphorin-4E-like, which translates into the protein MKAQLDCSLPDKALPFIVQSVFLLKHGDWQESCFYVVFTSALNRISTVCVYPVGSMSKVFYPGWGTFQCARDGNYITVVPETGRPLLVKEGALLSQIVVESVVALDGTRHAVMFIGTENGFIQKAVNYDGETLISEEIQVYPTPQRISILRLSPTKDQLFVESKNGVVQMPVINCSRYDTCKDCVLAIEDI